Proteins encoded by one window of Chryseobacterium sp. POL2:
- a CDS encoding P-loop NTPase fold protein, giving the protein MMDTKEVGKYRDFLLFLIFVIVLTALTPLIEKFFLEHLVHNTMDQVKSTFFLDFILIVAVIIYSALQMNFCNSVKPKATMTFVLLLLTGLYTYERAFNDFFTFITFRLSSSIAYLDTIFLVLMFHLGGYLKFLQTKKTIQKHNQLFEDAPISDPVDDKLDGLFDLASKKIAKIISKNSFETSFTIGLNGEWGDGKTSVLNFVKNNLEGENTIVFDFNPWMGYDKKVLIKDFFNSFSDALGRDLSDDFSIYSEELLDNGNSLTFYRFFRNIFYRKQSIQTIFEKLNEKIGLVNKKIIVFIDDVDRLDKEEIFELLKLIRKTANFKNTFFVLAYDRNYVNESIKGQSAESTIKYLDKIINVEINLPYFEKNILKDYFQESLREVLPANVSFKIDNFLRSYDQDPTIWDLGFRENDLFLFWLNNFREIKKVINSIIVNYEGIYLNLNFLDVVHLEILRLKHPYLYRLLFTKKDELFKEDTNTGVYYFRPIDETKAAAKQFAKFLERNNKSGMDSSEKEITVLDYYLSEYVEINCIDDIEKEKINDLIHRLFPRYENNSFSYDVDSKILEGELSVRYATKFERYFSQTIFRNNIDEKTFLDFIEGDSMQIDSQIHKWIEEKKIKDLSTRLNKITHFKNGKAYENTIKASLEILGKDVKGNLIDFQKLSYKLMEWEDVAKFYSNVTDGKNFLISVFEEDSGNIQSKANLLHDLKLKNRRRGETMNKFPLTEEEIYGIQKGYLLKFIGEETEFTEGFWNLYFKNVKQKDDGEKYVDADINEKVKSILNSCNSKENFLLSLINNVGYYETSIKKEGIKLLFGKSEDFEDFFFREICSDIVEEFADFYEKVKGNSWNSVDFQFSHIKLPHD; this is encoded by the coding sequence ATGATGGACACAAAAGAAGTAGGTAAATACAGAGATTTTCTATTATTTCTAATTTTCGTAATTGTTTTGACGGCACTTACTCCCTTAATTGAGAAGTTTTTCTTAGAGCATTTAGTTCATAATACTATGGATCAAGTGAAATCTACTTTTTTTCTTGATTTTATCTTAATCGTTGCGGTGATAATTTATAGTGCTCTACAGATGAATTTTTGTAATTCTGTAAAGCCAAAAGCCACAATGACTTTTGTTTTACTGCTTTTGACTGGTTTGTATACTTATGAAAGAGCGTTTAATGATTTTTTTACTTTTATAACCTTCAGATTAAGTAGCAGTATTGCGTATCTTGATACAATTTTTTTAGTTTTAATGTTTCATTTGGGAGGTTATCTAAAATTTTTGCAGACTAAGAAAACTATACAAAAACATAATCAACTATTTGAAGATGCTCCAATTTCTGATCCTGTAGATGATAAGTTAGACGGATTGTTTGATCTGGCATCTAAAAAAATAGCAAAGATTATCTCTAAAAATAGTTTTGAGACATCATTTACAATAGGCTTAAATGGAGAATGGGGAGATGGTAAAACTTCAGTCCTCAATTTTGTAAAAAATAATTTAGAGGGAGAAAATACAATTGTTTTTGACTTTAATCCATGGATGGGATATGACAAAAAAGTTTTAATAAAAGATTTTTTTAATTCCTTTTCGGATGCATTGGGTAGAGATTTATCTGATGATTTTTCAATCTATTCGGAAGAATTATTAGATAATGGGAACAGTTTGACTTTTTACCGTTTCTTTCGTAATATTTTCTATAGAAAGCAGAGTATACAAACTATTTTTGAAAAACTAAATGAAAAAATAGGTCTTGTAAATAAAAAAATTATTGTTTTTATAGATGATGTAGACCGATTGGATAAAGAGGAAATCTTTGAACTTTTAAAGTTGATTAGAAAAACCGCAAATTTTAAAAATACATTCTTCGTACTGGCATATGACCGTAATTACGTAAATGAAAGTATTAAAGGTCAGAGTGCGGAGTCCACAATAAAATATCTTGATAAAATTATTAATGTAGAAATAAATTTACCATATTTTGAGAAAAATATATTAAAAGATTATTTTCAAGAAAGTTTGCGTGAGGTTTTGCCTGCAAACGTTTCTTTTAAAATAGATAATTTCTTGAGAAGTTACGATCAAGATCCTACAATCTGGGATTTAGGATTTAGAGAAAATGACCTCTTTTTATTTTGGCTCAATAATTTTAGAGAAATAAAGAAAGTAATTAATTCCATTATTGTAAACTATGAAGGAATATATTTAAATCTAAATTTCTTAGATGTAGTTCACCTGGAAATTCTAAGATTAAAGCATCCTTATCTTTATAGACTTTTATTTACAAAGAAAGACGAACTCTTTAAAGAAGACACCAATACCGGAGTCTATTATTTTAGGCCGATAGATGAAACCAAAGCAGCGGCTAAACAATTTGCAAAATTTTTAGAGAGAAATAATAAATCGGGAATGGATAGTTCCGAAAAAGAAATTACAGTATTAGATTACTACTTGTCTGAATATGTTGAAATAAATTGTATCGACGATATTGAAAAGGAAAAGATTAATGATTTAATTCATCGCCTTTTTCCTAGATATGAAAATAATTCATTTAGTTATGATGTTGATAGCAAAATTTTGGAAGGAGAACTGTCTGTGAGATATGCCACCAAATTCGAAAGATATTTTTCTCAAACGATTTTCAGGAATAATATTGATGAAAAAACCTTTTTGGATTTTATTGAAGGAGATTCTATGCAAATAGATTCTCAAATCCATAAATGGATTGAAGAGAAAAAAATCAAAGATTTATCAACAAGACTTAACAAGATTACTCATTTCAAAAATGGAAAAGCATATGAAAACACAATAAAAGCCTCGTTGGAGATTTTGGGCAAAGACGTTAAAGGTAATCTGATTGATTTTCAGAAACTTTCCTATAAATTGATGGAATGGGAGGATGTTGCTAAATTTTACAGCAATGTTACTGATGGGAAGAACTTCTTAATATCAGTATTTGAAGAAGATTCAGGAAATATTCAAAGTAAGGCCAACCTTCTTCATGATCTCAAATTAAAAAATAGAAGAAGGGGAGAAACAATGAACAAATTCCCTCTCACAGAGGAGGAGATTTACGGAATTCAGAAAGGCTATCTTTTGAAATTTATAGGAGAAGAAACTGAATTTACCGAAGGGTTTTGGAATTTGTATTTCAAAAATGTAAAACAAAAAGATGATGGCGAAAAATATGTTGATGCTGATATTAATGAAAAAGTAAAGTCAATATTAAATTCTTGTAATTCAAAAGAAAATTTTTTACTAAGTCTGATAAATAATGTTGGATACTACGAAACCTCGATAAAGAAAGAGGGGATTAAGTTGCTATTTGGCAAATCTGAAGATTTTGAAGATTTTTTCTTTAGAGAAATTTGTTCTGATATAGTAGAAGAGTTCGCCGATTTTTATGAAAAAGTTAAAGGGAATAGTTGGAATTCTGTAGATTTTCAGTTTTCACATATTAAATTACCTCATGATTAA
- a CDS encoding endonuclease domain-containing protein, whose product MITNRPEFLIRNLPHYKNFPKRKSLKVDLSNLPLLLNLDFNYLDGIQPITKSRINYLLSHNVPPIIHANPSETELEYYESMGVKEFQCVKIVLNFYVIKDIDENTIEGIPYNVSLMPMLKRGKIDTFSIENFKIFDLQKVNENSNLVYTEFNPFQKWNQGMGMSYEIFAEIGYNNFIDSLGFNWGMFFLSPIFDKRDVQLPENEDYTNEMNAKFRRYKTNLYFKNFKNSVPRRVFGCGSPIELFLLQGLHVKNLTPNMQTSIFKTGEIVSNYFDMQRDELWLGQERLITEVDLYFPEKKLAIFCDGKEFHDAEKDRRIVKELEQLGIQSLRFSGKQITENLEAVLNSIERQY is encoded by the coding sequence ATGATTACGAATCGACCGGAATTCCTAATTAGGAACTTGCCTCACTATAAAAATTTCCCAAAAAGGAAAAGCCTTAAAGTAGATTTAAGTAATCTTCCTTTACTGTTGAATCTTGACTTTAATTATTTGGATGGTATTCAGCCAATTACAAAATCAAGAATAAATTATTTGTTAAGTCACAACGTTCCTCCGATTATTCATGCAAATCCAAGTGAAACTGAACTTGAATATTATGAAAGTATGGGAGTAAAGGAATTTCAATGCGTCAAAATCGTTCTAAATTTTTATGTAATAAAAGACATTGATGAAAATACGATTGAAGGGATTCCTTATAATGTGTCACTAATGCCAATGCTTAAAAGAGGTAAAATTGATACGTTTTCGATTGAAAATTTTAAAATTTTTGATTTGCAAAAAGTCAATGAAAACTCAAATTTGGTATATACCGAATTCAATCCATTTCAAAAGTGGAATCAAGGAATGGGCATGAGCTATGAGATCTTTGCAGAAATAGGATATAACAACTTTATTGATTCATTAGGCTTCAATTGGGGGATGTTCTTTTTGTCACCAATTTTCGATAAAAGAGACGTTCAATTACCAGAAAATGAAGATTACACTAATGAAATGAACGCAAAGTTTAGAAGATATAAAACCAATTTATATTTCAAAAACTTCAAAAATTCAGTTCCACGGAGAGTATTTGGTTGTGGATCTCCAATAGAATTATTTTTATTACAAGGTTTACATGTTAAAAATCTTACACCAAATATGCAAACAAGTATTTTTAAAACGGGTGAAATAGTTTCAAATTATTTTGATATGCAAAGAGATGAACTTTGGTTAGGTCAAGAGCGACTGATTACCGAGGTAGATCTGTATTTTCCTGAAAAAAAACTCGCAATTTTTTGTGATGGCAAAGAATTTCATGATGCTGAAAAGGATCGAAGAATTGTTAAAGAATTGGAGCAACTTGGCATTCAGAGTCTAAGATTTAGCGGAAAACAAATCACCGAAAATTTGGAAGCGGTTTTAAATTCTATTGAAAGACAATATTGA
- a CDS encoding helix-turn-helix domain-containing protein, with amino-acid sequence MMLFISLSKAHQKLVENIRERRLQMDLTQEGLAERSGVPLSTLRKFEQTGMISLESFLKILSIVGGLEEMIEGLKPVTPVFKSIDEVLKNDEKTVKKRGSKK; translated from the coding sequence ATGATGTTATTTATTTCTCTTTCAAAAGCACACCAAAAACTCGTAGAGAATATCCGTGAAAGAAGATTGCAGATGGATCTTACTCAAGAAGGTTTAGCAGAAAGATCGGGCGTTCCTTTATCCACTTTGAGAAAATTTGAACAAACCGGAATGATTTCTTTAGAATCTTTTTTGAAAATTCTTTCTATTGTTGGTGGTTTAGAAGAGATGATTGAAGGTTTAAAGCCAGTTACACCTGTTTTTAAATCAATAGACGAAGTCTTAAAGAATGACGAAAAAACTGTCAAAAAAAGAGGAAGTAAAAAATGA
- a CDS encoding McrC family protein has translation MKIDNNRIVTFEHCKLVFDLSNKDQKLIHDALENYYGSYSPYFSLIKNGVQFNSFVGVLQVGKTTIEVLPKADYNNEIVWRNILIDMLRTVWGFNVHSTGNSSLKLKSNSLLDLYIEIFITEIETLLRKGLVKKYIIREDNCNALKGSIHFAKHITKNCIHHEKFYVRKTEYNKEHKIHQILYKAVKFLPRINFNLRLKSRISNLQLSFPEMQDIRVRESDFEQIHYDRKNNPYKTSLDIAKLILLNYHPDVTKGKNDVLALMFDMNDLWERFILVTLRKRMVNYTVSAQIPKQFWKPEFGKNSTMRPDIILKNNTTQEIAVLDTKWKNLNGYNPSPEDLRQMYVYHKFYRAKKTALLYPGIESYTTKGKYFSSIDKELLSAKECSVIQLRTNKNIQNWQSDICSEVSNFLN, from the coding sequence ATGAAAATAGATAATAATAGAATAGTAACTTTCGAACATTGCAAGTTAGTTTTTGACCTTTCAAACAAGGATCAAAAATTAATTCATGATGCTTTAGAAAACTATTATGGAAGTTACTCACCGTATTTCAGTTTGATAAAAAATGGCGTTCAGTTTAATTCTTTTGTTGGAGTGCTTCAGGTGGGAAAAACAACCATTGAAGTCTTGCCAAAAGCAGATTATAATAATGAAATCGTTTGGCGGAATATTCTTATTGATATGCTGAGAACTGTTTGGGGATTCAATGTTCACAGTACAGGAAATTCATCGTTAAAACTAAAAAGTAATTCCTTGCTCGATCTTTACATTGAAATTTTTATTACTGAAATTGAAACCTTACTCAGAAAGGGTTTAGTAAAAAAATATATTATAAGAGAGGATAATTGCAATGCTTTAAAAGGCTCCATTCATTTTGCAAAGCATATCACAAAAAACTGTATTCATCACGAAAAATTCTATGTTAGGAAAACAGAATACAATAAAGAACATAAAATCCATCAAATACTCTATAAAGCGGTAAAATTTCTTCCGAGGATTAATTTTAATTTAAGATTGAAAAGTAGAATTTCAAATCTTCAATTATCTTTTCCGGAAATGCAGGATATTAGAGTTAGAGAATCTGATTTTGAGCAAATTCATTATGATCGTAAGAATAATCCCTACAAAACTTCGCTTGACATAGCAAAACTGATTCTTTTGAATTATCATCCAGATGTTACCAAAGGAAAAAACGATGTTTTAGCTCTGATGTTCGATATGAACGATTTGTGGGAGCGGTTTATATTAGTTACTCTAAGAAAAAGAATGGTAAATTATACGGTATCTGCACAAATACCTAAACAATTTTGGAAACCTGAGTTTGGAAAAAATTCTACAATGCGACCGGATATCATTTTGAAAAATAATACAACACAGGAAATTGCAGTTTTAGATACCAAATGGAAAAACCTGAATGGTTACAATCCTTCTCCTGAAGATTTACGACAAATGTATGTATATCACAAATTTTATAGAGCAAAGAAAACTGCACTACTTTATCCTGGCATTGAAAGTTATACCACAAAAGGAAAATATTTTTCGTCGATTGATAAAGAGTTGCTTTCTGCAAAAGAATGTTCGGTTATTCAACTTAGAACAAATAAAAACATACAGAATTGGCAAAGTGATATTTGCTCGGAGGTCAGTAATTTTCTTAACTAG
- a CDS encoding type ISP restriction/modification enzyme, which translates to MTTQQYIESINQRFKLGNATEHTFRGDLAQLIETLVPEIVATNEPKRQKCGAPDYILTRKDIPVGFIEAKDIGDGDLDGKKKTGNKEQFDRYKASLENLIFTDYINFHLYRNGEFITKISIAEVVGNQIKPIPENFSSFENLLKDFTVYVGQTIKSPKKLAEMMAGKARLLADIISNALISDEESRSNSTLHDQMEAFKEILIHDITPKGFADVYAQTIAYGMFAARLHDASLTTFSRQEAAELIPKSNPFLRKLFGYIAGPDLDDRIRWIVDSLVDIFLACNVEDILKDYGKSTKMENPIIHFYETFLSEYDPKLRKSRGVWYTPAPVVNFIVRAVDDILKSEFGLPQGLADTSKTKVTLDTQNFNKKKQKYDTVEHEVHKVQILDPATGTGTFLAEVIQHVHQKFVGQQGIWSNYVEKQLIPRLNGFELLMASYAMAHLQLDLLLKDTGYKATTDERLRVYLTNSLEESHPDTNTLFAGWLSAEANEANRIKRDAPVMVIIGNPPYSGESANKGEWIMKLMEDYKKEPGGKEKLKERNSKFINDDYVKFIRYGQHFIEKNGSGILAFINPHGFLDNPTFRGMRWNLLKTYDKIYTIDLHGNAKKKETSPDGSVDMNVFDIEQGVSINFFIKTGRKERNELGQIFHADLYGKRDVKYDFLMDNNLKSVLFNSVIPLANSYVFKQIDETPFKKYDAGINPTELFKINVMGFQTHRDHFAIDFDKQNIKKRALDLRNQSLTNDEICTKYSIKDNRDWKLEKARKEIQSDHNWADKIINCGYRPFDNRPCYFSYVTMDYPRKELLNNFLNQENLLIGIGRQGLAVGNIEWCLATVSRNPTDANMFRRGGVNLFPLYLYPETKGQISDETSERVPNLNMEIINKIANSLGLYFAPERPNYSEQTEETNQFYPEDILDYIYAVLHSPSYREKYKEFLNIDFPRIPYPTDKKSFWILVELGKQIREIHLLESPNVEQFITQYPIDGDNVVEKSMYKNGNVYINANQYFANVPEIAWNFYIGGYQPAQKWLKDRKGRALDFEDILHYQKIIVALTDTDRLMMEVDNVVEGFLN; encoded by the coding sequence ATGACAACTCAACAATACATTGAATCAATTAACCAAAGATTCAAACTAGGAAATGCAACCGAACATACATTTAGAGGGGATTTAGCACAATTAATTGAGACGTTGGTTCCAGAAATTGTAGCGACCAACGAACCAAAACGCCAAAAGTGCGGAGCGCCTGATTATATTCTTACAAGAAAAGATATTCCTGTCGGATTTATTGAAGCAAAAGATATTGGCGACGGTGATTTAGATGGGAAAAAGAAAACTGGAAATAAAGAACAGTTCGACCGTTACAAAGCTTCTTTAGAAAATCTCATTTTCACGGATTATATTAATTTTCATTTGTATAGAAATGGTGAATTTATCACCAAAATTTCTATTGCGGAAGTTGTTGGAAATCAGATAAAGCCAATTCCAGAAAATTTTTCAAGTTTTGAAAATCTGCTCAAGGATTTTACGGTGTATGTTGGACAAACCATAAAAAGTCCTAAAAAGCTTGCCGAAATGATGGCAGGAAAAGCACGATTATTAGCAGATATAATTTCAAATGCGTTGATAAGTGATGAAGAAAGCAGAAGTAATTCTACTTTGCACGACCAGATGGAGGCATTTAAGGAAATCTTGATTCACGATATTACACCCAAAGGATTTGCGGATGTTTATGCACAAACAATTGCTTACGGAATGTTTGCTGCAAGACTGCATGACGCTTCTTTAACAACTTTTAGCCGTCAGGAAGCTGCTGAACTAATTCCCAAATCAAATCCTTTTTTGCGAAAACTTTTCGGATACATTGCTGGTCCCGATTTGGACGACAGAATTAGGTGGATTGTAGATAGTTTGGTAGATATATTCTTGGCTTGTAATGTTGAAGATATTCTAAAAGACTACGGAAAATCAACAAAAATGGAAAATCCAATTATCCATTTTTACGAAACGTTCTTAAGTGAGTATGACCCGAAGTTAAGGAAATCAAGAGGTGTTTGGTATACTCCTGCTCCAGTGGTTAATTTTATTGTGAGAGCTGTTGATGACATTTTGAAATCTGAATTTGGATTACCTCAAGGTTTAGCAGATACAAGTAAAACAAAAGTCACGCTCGATACTCAAAATTTCAATAAAAAGAAACAGAAATACGACACAGTTGAACATGAAGTTCACAAGGTTCAGATTCTCGACCCAGCAACAGGAACAGGAACTTTTTTAGCAGAAGTAATTCAACATGTTCACCAAAAATTTGTTGGACAACAGGGAATTTGGAGCAATTATGTTGAAAAACAACTCATTCCTCGATTAAATGGTTTCGAATTATTGATGGCGAGTTATGCTATGGCGCATCTACAATTGGATTTACTGTTAAAAGACACAGGCTATAAAGCAACTACTGATGAACGATTGAGAGTTTACTTGACCAATAGTTTAGAAGAAAGCCATCCCGATACCAATACCCTTTTTGCAGGTTGGTTAAGTGCCGAAGCAAACGAAGCAAATCGAATTAAGCGTGACGCACCAGTAATGGTAATTATTGGTAATCCACCATATTCTGGAGAATCTGCCAATAAAGGGGAATGGATTATGAAACTGATGGAGGACTACAAAAAAGAACCAGGAGGCAAAGAAAAACTGAAGGAAAGAAATTCCAAATTCATCAATGATGATTATGTCAAGTTTATTCGATACGGACAGCATTTCATCGAAAAGAACGGAAGTGGAATTTTAGCATTTATTAATCCGCATGGTTTTCTAGATAATCCAACTTTTAGAGGAATGAGGTGGAATCTTCTGAAAACCTATGATAAAATATACACCATTGATTTACACGGTAATGCGAAGAAAAAAGAAACTTCTCCTGATGGAAGCGTAGATATGAATGTGTTTGACATTGAACAGGGAGTTTCCATCAACTTTTTTATAAAGACAGGAAGGAAAGAGCGAAATGAATTGGGGCAAATATTTCATGCTGATTTATACGGAAAGAGAGATGTGAAATATGATTTTCTGATGGACAACAATTTGAAGTCCGTTCTTTTTAATTCTGTCATTCCTTTGGCAAATAGTTATGTTTTTAAACAAATAGACGAAACTCCTTTTAAGAAATACGATGCAGGAATAAACCCAACCGAATTGTTTAAGATTAATGTGATGGGTTTTCAAACGCATAGAGACCATTTTGCTATTGATTTCGACAAGCAGAACATAAAAAAGAGAGCATTGGATTTAAGAAACCAAAGCCTTACGAATGATGAAATTTGCACTAAATATTCAATTAAGGATAATCGGGATTGGAAATTAGAAAAAGCCCGAAAAGAGATTCAATCAGATCATAATTGGGCGGATAAAATAATTAATTGTGGATACAGACCATTTGATAATCGTCCATGCTACTTTAGTTATGTTACAATGGATTATCCTCGTAAAGAACTTTTAAACAACTTTCTAAATCAAGAAAATCTATTAATCGGCATTGGAAGACAAGGACTTGCAGTGGGTAATATAGAATGGTGTTTAGCAACCGTATCTAGAAATCCAACTGATGCAAATATGTTTAGACGAGGTGGCGTTAATTTATTTCCACTATACTTATACCCTGAAACAAAAGGACAGATTTCCGACGAAACTTCAGAAAGAGTTCCCAATCTAAACATGGAAATTATTAATAAAATTGCAAATAGTCTTGGATTATACTTCGCACCGGAACGACCAAATTATTCTGAACAAACAGAAGAGACCAATCAATTTTATCCTGAAGATATTCTAGATTACATTTATGCTGTTCTTCATTCGCCGTCATACCGCGAGAAGTACAAAGAATTTTTGAATATTGATTTTCCGAGAATTCCATATCCAACCGATAAGAAATCTTTTTGGATATTAGTAGAATTAGGAAAACAGATAAGGGAAATTCATCTGCTCGAAAGTCCAAATGTAGAGCAATTTATTACACAATATCCCATAGATGGAGATAATGTTGTTGAAAAATCTATGTATAAAAACGGAAATGTTTATATCAACGCAAATCAATATTTCGCCAACGTTCCCGAAATTGCTTGGAATTTTTACATAGGAGGTTATCAACCCGCACAAAAATGGCTGAAAGACCGAAAAGGAAGAGCCTTAGATTTTGAAGACATACTGCATTATCAAAAAATTATTGTGGCTTTGACGGATACGGATAGGTTGATGATGGAGGTGGATAATGTAGTTGAAGGTTTTCTTAATTAA
- a CDS encoding McrB family protein produces the protein MNKINYKALQQEVFDWLKSKYDKNHNFTFSVRQKANKGAELNYFIGTEKSKYFSTTFWFIPVAYPGSSGDLINLVFDLRPKSGMEFFIQFNQTKKPHDEQNALALELIRNIKKRVEGKFEHMYIGSDTNKMEFFGVYSTPKFQSFDEAKEELEIMMNAIIPIVDEEITLLKSQNPEFIAHRFTADEQEKMFQKMEERFNKYKIVEQLDEELDAEEEKIFISAETEDFRPPLNQILFGPPGTGKTYSTITKAVRIANPQFNINLDRSKIKEEYQRLVNAGQIMFTTFHQSMSYEDFVEGIKPLVEEDEKGEKKVIYEVQKGLFRKICDQAKKQHYEVSEVIQEYSFEDAYPQLISEVLEHLEENNPLVLPLRTSGMGMKCVDVSSNGNLIVQPANTVYAREYTVSYSRAEKLQKAFPDLSIVRNIDKEFREVIGGSNSSAYWAVINYINQKIKHNNSTKTENKLLPQKPHVLIIDEINRGNVSQIFGELITLLEEDKRKGNDEELEVVLAYSKETFSVPANLHVIGTMNTADRSVEALDSALRRRFVFEEIAPDYDLPELDYKLYDFKVAEVLEKINLRIEKLLDQEHIIGHAYFIGKDESTIIDSFYRNIIPLLQEYFFGDFGKIGLVLGKGFVSRKTQNSVFASFDYDNSAQYDETEIFEITDLRDNHAGFSEALQLLMN, from the coding sequence ATGAACAAAATCAACTATAAAGCATTACAGCAGGAAGTTTTTGACTGGCTAAAATCAAAGTACGACAAAAACCACAACTTTACTTTTTCGGTAAGGCAGAAAGCAAATAAAGGTGCGGAACTGAATTATTTTATTGGAACGGAAAAATCAAAATACTTTTCCACAACGTTTTGGTTTATTCCGGTTGCATATCCCGGTTCTTCGGGGGATTTAATTAACCTTGTTTTTGATTTACGCCCAAAGTCGGGAATGGAATTTTTCATTCAGTTCAATCAGACAAAAAAACCTCACGATGAACAGAATGCTTTAGCACTTGAGTTAATCCGAAACATTAAAAAAAGGGTTGAAGGGAAGTTTGAACATATGTACATTGGTTCCGATACCAATAAAATGGAATTTTTTGGAGTGTATTCCACACCTAAATTTCAGAGTTTTGATGAAGCAAAAGAAGAACTGGAAATAATGATGAATGCAATTATTCCAATTGTTGATGAGGAAATTACTTTGCTGAAATCTCAAAATCCCGAATTTATTGCACATCGTTTTACTGCGGATGAGCAGGAGAAAATGTTCCAGAAAATGGAAGAACGATTCAATAAATATAAAATTGTAGAGCAGTTGGATGAAGAACTTGATGCTGAAGAAGAAAAAATTTTTATTTCTGCGGAAACAGAAGATTTTCGTCCTCCTTTAAACCAAATTCTGTTTGGCCCTCCCGGAACCGGGAAAACATACAGCACGATTACAAAAGCAGTCCGCATCGCAAACCCTCAATTTAATATCAATCTGGATAGATCTAAAATAAAGGAAGAATATCAAAGGTTGGTGAACGCGGGGCAGATAATGTTTACGACTTTTCATCAAAGTATGTCTTATGAAGATTTTGTTGAAGGGATAAAACCACTTGTCGAAGAAGACGAAAAAGGCGAAAAGAAAGTAATTTATGAAGTTCAGAAAGGATTATTTAGAAAAATTTGTGACCAAGCGAAAAAGCAACATTATGAGGTATCAGAAGTAATTCAGGAATACAGTTTTGAAGATGCTTATCCCCAACTTATTTCAGAGGTTTTGGAACATCTGGAAGAAAATAATCCACTTGTTTTGCCATTGCGAACTTCAGGCATGGGTATGAAGTGTGTGGATGTGTCCAGCAACGGAAATTTAATTGTCCAGCCAGCAAATACGGTATATGCCAGAGAATATACTGTTTCCTATTCAAGAGCGGAAAAACTGCAAAAAGCATTTCCGGATCTAAGCATAGTTAGAAATATCGATAAAGAATTTCGGGAAGTAATTGGAGGTTCTAATTCATCGGCATATTGGGCAGTAATAAACTATATTAATCAGAAAATTAAGCACAACAATTCGACAAAAACTGAGAATAAACTTTTACCACAAAAACCTCATGTCCTGATTATTGACGAAATAAACCGTGGCAATGTTTCGCAAATATTTGGAGAACTGATTACACTCCTCGAAGAAGATAAAAGAAAAGGAAATGACGAAGAACTTGAGGTCGTTTTAGCTTACAGTAAGGAAACATTTAGTGTTCCTGCGAATCTGCATGTTATTGGAACAATGAATACCGCTGACAGAAGTGTTGAAGCTTTGGATTCGGCATTGAGAAGGAGATTTGTGTTTGAAGAGATTGCACCAGATTACGACTTACCAGAGTTAGATTACAAGCTTTATGACTTTAAAGTAGCTGAGGTTTTAGAAAAAATAAACTTGCGAATTGAAAAATTATTAGATCAGGAACACATAATTGGTCATGCCTATTTCATAGGAAAAGATGAATCCACAATTATAGATTCTTTTTACAGAAATATTATTCCATTACTTCAAGAATATTTCTTTGGTGATTTTGGTAAGATTGGTTTGGTTTTAGGAAAAGGTTTCGTATCCCGGAAAACGCAAAATTCTGTTTTTGCTTCGTTTGATTACGATAATTCGGCACAATATGACGAAACTGAAATTTTTGAAATAACTGATTTAAGAGACAATCACGCCGGTTTTAGTGAAGCACTTCAATTGCTGATGAACTAA